GAGGCCCGAGGCCCCAACCCCGCGACACCTCCAAGCTTCTGGTGCTCTCGGCTCTCAGGGCCTGAGGtggatttttattcattttggagCCACTCCAGGGAGGGTCCTCATACCCGCCTCCCTCCTGGCGACCCGGCTCTGCCTGAGAGGGTGCAGGGCCAGGGGACTCTCGCTTGCTGGGTTTCTTATAAAGGAGGGAGTTTGGCGCTCAGGCATCGGCCCTGGCTTGGCCCCTCCTAGAGTGGGAGGACGTGGGCTGGCTGCTGAGCCCTGGGGGGTGGTCCTTGTTGATCCCAGGGGGCCTGGGTGTGGTGAGCACCCACTGCGTCTTAGCCGTGGCAATTGAAAGccttaaactttaaaaacagcTTTTGCTGTTTATCAGttatgaaacaatttttaaaaattggatccattcttttttttttgtggtacgcggggcctctcactgccgtggcctctcccgttgcggagcacaggctctggatgcacaggctcagcggccatggctcacgggcccagccgctctgcggcacgtgggatcttcccggaccggggcacgaacccgtgtcccctgcatcggcaggcggactcccaaccactgcgccaccagggaagccctgatccatTCTTTAAGCTCCATTTTATGAAATGTAGATTCGCCTGATACAAGAAAGTACACATGACAGGGAGGACCGTTAATCAAAAGTATCAGAGTAATTCTCAGCTTCAAATTACTGCGGTGGTTTCTCCTTCCACCTCCCGACATAAGTTTACTGTGATCTCCAGATCCGGGCAGAGGGGCTGACAAAAACGGCCACCCCGAGCCCATTTCTGGGGGTTTGATGTCGCCCGGCGGCAGTGGGGCAGGCTGGAGGAGCCCCGCCTGGAGACCTGTCCTCTATTCCCCGTGTGCCTCCCACGCAGTTTCTGATTTTGTGCAGGGAGGAGCCCCATCAAGGCCCGTTTCGGATCCAATCCCATCAGCAGCCTCACGGGCTCCTCCAAGGGCAGCTACAGCAGCTATCAGGAGATCATTGCAACTTCTCTCCTAAATTTGGGCCAAATCGCCGAAGAGACACTGGTCGGGGAAGACTCGGGCCAGGGGGCCAAGCGGGGCGCCGGCATCGTGCGCCTGGTGCGGGAGGAGGCTGAGGAAGGAGCCACCAGCGGTGCGGGGGAGAAGGGTGTCTTCGTCCAGCCGGAGGACGCAGAGGAAGCGATCGAAGCTACCAGGGAGCGCTCCCAGGAGCTGTGTCCCCAGTCCCTGGAGGGTGTGGCCAGCGAGGAGTCCAGCAAGCAGAGGGTGGCCCTGGGCACTGAGCGGGGGGATGCCCCGCCTGACGCGATCTGCCAGGAGcaggccccccccgccccccgcccggaGGCCTCTGAGCCCCGACGCCCGGCGCCGCCCAGCCCCAGGCCCGCGTACTCCGTCCTCGTGGAAGTGCGCTCTGATGACAACGGCAAGGACGAGGACTCGAGGTCCCAGAAGTCCACAGTCACAGACGAGTCGGAGATGTACGACATGATGACCCGCgggaacctgggcctcctggagCAGGCCATCGCCCTGAAGGCCGAGCAGGTGCGGGCCATCCGTGAGCCGGGATGCCCACCCGCCGAGCAAGGCCCGCTGGGCCCGGGCGAGCCGGGGAAGGCGGCAAGGCCCCTGGACGCCGCCCGGAAGAGCTACTGCAGCAAAGGTAGGCTGGGCCCCTGGGCACctggccctgccccgccccctcccggggGTGCGCAGTCCCGGACCCATGGGCGAGTCCTGAGGTCTTTACGGGCTGGGGGGCACGGGCGGGGGGAGGTGGTGTGGGCCAGACAGAAGCGGCCTGTGGTCGGTGAGGCAGGTGGCCAGGCTGGGAGCACTGAGCAGTGCAGAGCAGGCCCGAGCCATGGAGGACAGTGGGACTGGTTGTCAGGGACCGACTGACGCTGAGGTGCAGACGCCGTACGAGCCCCGGACAGAGAGGCCGGCGACAGCGAGCGCAGGAAGGCGGTGCCCGGGAGAGGCTTGTGAGCCCCTTAGGGTGCCCCTGCCTGCCCGGTGGTCTGAGGACAACTTCCTCCCATttaaaccacacacacagaacccgccagggccctgccctccctggggtGGGCTTTCTGAGGATGGTCTGTGAATTCTGCATTGTGGCTTCCCTACCAAAGGGGACGGATGGCTCCTCTGGAAGTTTCCCTGGGACACTGGCTATGCTCTGGGGACCGTGTGTGTCCTGAGAGGCATTCCCTTCTGCCCCACACTGAaagtgacctctctgggcctgcaGAGGCTCTACGAGGTCAGTAACTGAGATTTGGGGTCAAATTTCTGCCCAGGCCTTTATTAGCTGCTTTGGGTAAGTGACTCAGCCCCTCGGTCCCCATTACTGTCAAATACAAAGGACGTGTCCTGGCAGAGACCTTGTCACACGGCTTTACCTCTCTGTGCAGAGGCCTGGCCCCCAGCCCGAAGCCAGTGGCCCTCGCATGACATTAGCAGGACAGGGCAGAGGGTGCCAGCCGCCATCCGGGGGGGTCCCCCCTAAAGCCCGGCGGGTTCCGCTGTTTGTGGCTTGCCGCAAGCCGTGGGGAGCTTTTCCACGCGGACGGCCAGTGTGGACGGTCTCTCCAGGGTCCCCGTGCTGTCCAGCCACGGTCCCTTTTGGGCTCTTGGGCAGTCTGGTCACTCTCCTCTCTGGACAGCCAGAGTGAAGGATGGTGAGCTGCCCTGCCGCCTCCCTGCTCACCACCTCCCGCCCAGCTTCCCGGCTGCCCTCTGACGGATAGGCCTTGTGTGTTTAGATCCCTCAAGAGCTGAGAAGCGTGAGATCAAGTGTCCGACACCGGGCTGCGACGGCACCGGCCACGTCACTGGGCTGTACCCGCACCACCGCAGCCTGTCTGGCTGCCCCCACAAGGACAGGATCCCCCCGGAGAGTGAGTAGCTCTGCACGGCTCAGGCCGCCTCTGGTGTTTGGATGGTGTCCACATAGAGGAGTGGCCACCCAGGACCCTGTCCCTCTGGACTGGCACGTCCAGAAGCCCAAACTTGGGCCCTACAAGCGTGGCGACATGGAGCACGCCCAGTTACTCACCTTGAGATGGCAGCCTGGGTCAGGGCCCCTGGAAACCGGCCACAGACACGGGCACACGGTGGGGAGGCCGGGCCCTGGACCGGGGGAGGGGCCGCCGTCTGTGTTCTGAGGGCTCAGGAGAAAAGCCGTCCTTGCTTCTAGGCGAGGGGCAGCGATCGTGACCATTAAgtttgtaaggtttctgcctcaGGGAGGCCAGGGTCACCGTGAGAGGGGGCGGGCGTGGCCTGACTGAGCGGGGACTGGGGCTCCTGAACCCTCCGCGCTGGTGGTGCTCACcggcccccccccgcccccgacgtTGTCTTGCAGTATTGGCCATGCATGAGAACGTGCTCAAGTGCCCCACTCCTGGCTGCACAGGCCAGGGCCACGTGAATAGCAACCGTAACACGCACAGAAGGtacggggctgggctgggctgggctgggctgggctgggaatGGTGAGGGCCACGGAGGGGGGGGGTGCCTGCAGTGCATGCCCCAGCCTGGGACACGGTCTCCCTGTGTGCTGCCCTTTGGGGTGAGTGCACGGTCAGGGCAGACCTTTGGCGGGAGCAGAGCAGCACCTGGAGGGGTGGTCACCTGTGCCACTGTGAGTGGGGGTCCCGAGAGACCAGAGGGTGGCTGGAGGAATGGATGCGCGCAGCGCAGGGAGGCCTGCAGCCTGTGGGGAGAGCCCGGTAGAGACCCTGTCCTGCTGAGAGTCGGGAAACCTCTGGACACTAGCTTGTGCTCAAGGCAGAACCTCGGCAGCCGGGGCCGAGCCTGGCGGCTCCGTAGGGGAGCTGAGAGCCCGGTGCTTGAGATGTCTGCCCGGCTTCTGGTGAGAGGTCGCCCCGCCCTCGCCCTGAGGCACGCGTAGCTGCAGCCGTGGCGGGGCGTGAAGTGGTTCCGGCAAGTGACACTCCGCTGGAACGACTGGCCAGAGTTTCTGAGGCTAAATTCCCCGACACCGCTGGGACGATGTCGCCTCCCCTGGCTGATCGCACTTTCTCAGTTCTGACAGTGGAAGCCGCACCCGTGGCGTCTTGGGTTGGGTGCTTTcctgggcaggaccatgtcctcCAGGGTCAGCACCCAGCCCGTGGCCCGTGGGCTGATAGACTGTGAGCAGCTCTGGCTGGtggtgaggggagaggagggaggtgaggggtggcCCGGGCCCCGCACCCGCCCGGAGGAGGTGCCTTTGCCCAGAGCCTTGAAGAACTTCCGGGCGCGTTTTGTCTCTGTGTCATTGGCTTAGAGTTTCCAGAGACAGAAGCTGGCTCAGCAGCAGGTGCTTTGAGGGCTTGAGGACAGACCTGGGGAAAGGCCCCTCTATGGGCAAGGCAGCCTCCCCTGAGCTCCTGCTGACGCCTGGCTCCCGGCTCGGACGGGCGGGGCCTGGAGGAGGGCTCAGCTGTCCTCCTGTCCTTCCTCTAGTTTGTCTGGGTGTCCCATTGCTGCTGCCGAGAAATTAGCCAAATCTCATGAGAAGCAGCAGCCACCGACGGGAGACCCCTCCAAGAATAGCTCCAGTTCGGATCGGATCCTCAGGTGAGTGAAATGAGTCGCAGACCGGGAGGCGTGTTTTCGACCCCGGGTCCGTGTGCCTGACGTGCAGTGAGGCCAAGCTCAGAGTCTGGAGCGGAGAAGGTTTGTTACAAGAGCCGAGCCAGGAGGACAGGCGGCTCGCGCTCCGAAGACTCGACTCCCCGGTGGCTGTCAGGCAGGGTCTTTACGGCCAGTGTGAGGGGAGAGGGTCCAGGATgggtgatcagctcgtggacccTCTTCTGATCAGCTGATGGTGAGGGAATCTCAGCCTTACGGTTCCAAGCAGTCTGGGGTCCACGTGCTTGCGGTCAGCATGTCATCACCGTCCTCCACCGGgtgggggtcttagtttctgcagaatgACTCAGAGATGCGTGTCAGATTGTTCCCTCTGTCTCTTCAGGAGGAACTAGGAGCCCCGTGACTCCGTTGTCCTATTAACTGACTGAACCTGCTCTTTGGAACTGGGTGGGAAGGGGGCTtcaagactgttttttttttttttcctacaaacaagaatcaGGGACGCGCAGGGGCTTTTTTACCCAGgaaggccctgcagggtcctgctaGGCTTCACGGCTGCCTCCGCACGTGCCCAGGGGGCTTCTCGCCTCTCCGCCGCTGCGTGTGCGTGTCCACGCTCGTGTGTATGTGTCTCCCAGGGGGGACTTGGAGGGTGGTTTCGTGGCCCCGACACCCGCGCGGCTGCCCCTGCCTCGCTGTCCCCGAGGGTGTCTGATGTCACCGCCTGGGATTGTTCAGGGATTTTTTGTGGAGTCGCTGGTCCTGTTTGGAGAGAGTGGGTTGCACCAGCCCAGGACCCCTGCTGTCTAGGGAGCCCAGGGAGCTGCTCACCCCAGGACAGACCCTGAACTGGGGAGCGGGGTGGGTGCCAGTGGCACCCTCCGGAGTGCTGCTCCCCGTGACCCTTGAGGTGCTGTGTGTTTAGGTGCATATGCacacgtgtgagtgtgtgtgcgtgcagaCACGGCTCATCAATGAGGGGGCTTCTGAAAGACCCTTCAGAGCGAGTCTGCTTGGTGTGAACTCACCCGCAGGCCCCTGCAGGTGCCACGAACAAGGCCAGAGGCTGAGGagctttcccaaggccacacgCTCCCCGGCAGCCTGCCTTCAGAATCGCCTCCCAGTGGGACCGGTTCTCTGGCGCCCACCGTGCTGGGCGACTCTCCCTCACCCCCGTGTCCTTGCTCAGCGGACTCCCTGCTCCCTCATCTCCGAGGAGCTAGAACTGACAGATCGTCCCGTCTAGACTCTCTGTTCCACGTCTGTCTCCCAAAGGAGAGTGTGGGAGACCAGGGCCACCGTCCCCTGCACAGGCCCGGCGTCCAGCAGTCGCGAGCATGGGCGACGGCACAGACCATGGTCTGGAGGTGGGCGGGCCACCTCCGTCACCCAGCTGTCCCTTCCCTGGCATGTGCCTGGCAGAGCCTCTGCCTGAGCAGCGTGGCCTCCCACCTTGGCCTCAGGGTCACGTGCAAGTGGTCTCCGGGCTGGGCCTCGCCCTCCCGCACTGGGGAGCCCTTGCAGCCCCGCCCTTGGGGCGCCCTGCACTCCAGTTGGCTTCTTTCAAGCGGGTGGCGCTCAGGGTGGTGGAAACTGCTTCTTTCCTCCATCTTGTTCCTGTTCCTCTGGCTTCTTGTCGGGTTTCTTGCCTTGATCCAAGTCACTGACAAAACGTCAAACTACCAGGCAGGTGCGTCGTGGCGAGGCCAGGGTGGGGGCCAGGCCGCTGCCAACTGTGGGGGCTGTGCCCCGGGAACGCGACTCCGTCTGTCTGCCTGTAAAGTGGGCCGACAGCGTTATCGCCTTCAGAAGTTTCTCATGAGGCTGGATGAGGCAGGGCTGTCTTGTTTCCGGGCCCTCGGGGAGGAGGCCAGATGGTGGCAGCTGTGGCCGCGGTGCAGAGCTTTCCGTCCAGGCTCCACGTGCTCCATGGAGGGGCCAGTACCCCAGGGTGTGGGGAGAATCTCTGCAAAGCTCTGCGGGCATCACGGACCCTGAGTCTGCTGCTGGCGGAAGCCCCGGCTGAGGAAGCCACCAAAACGTGGCGCAGACGTTAAGTGTAGGACTCGTCTACCCCCGGGGGTGCCTGAGCACTACCAGCCGCTTCTCCGATGCCACTGGCTGGTCCAGAGGGGCCCCCGCCCTTGCTGGGGAAGGAGAGCCGTCGGTTTCACCAGCCACTTCTCCGATGCCACTGGCTGGTCCGGAGGCGCCCCCGCCCTCGCTTTCCCAAGGCCCTGCAGAGCCAGCCTATCGCGGCTGCAGGGTCTTCCTGGCACCCGGCTCCCATTTTCGGGTCACACCTAAGTTCTCGTAGTGCCTGGCGCCCTGGGGGCCTCACCACTGGCTCCTTCTTAATTCCGCCCACCACCTTTTCCAGACTGAAGTCACTGCGTGGCTCTCCCAGGCCTCCTCCGCTCTTCTCTCAGCTGACTGGTACACAGGCCCCTCCGCAGACCGGTACAGACCCTGTGGCCTTTCTGTGCCGGGCTGGTCTTTCTCCCGCCGTGGCTCCAGTGCTGTCAGGGCTGGTGTGTTCGCACCATCTcttgtgcatttaaaaatctgaGCTCTTTCAGAGCTTCAGTAACAGTGGCTGAATGCTTGCAGCGTCCTTTCATGCGTGTCTTTAACCCTTGCAGCAGCCCCTCCGGGGGCATCTCAGGTGACTTTCAGCAGACGACCTGGAGGGCTAAGGGCTGAGTCGGCCGCCCTGAGGCTGATTCTCAGAACCTCCTTCATGTCCCCTCCAGgcaccccagctccctcccctctgggGAATTGTCAGTTATTCCACCACCAGAATTCTGCCTCGGCTGCCTGCCGCCCTAAGGATGCTCCTCTAGGGCTCCCGGCAAAGGCCTCAGAAACCTGCTCTCCTCATTCCCTCTGTTGACGCGGTCCGCAAGGGGACACGCACTGTTTCGTCAAGGCTCCTAGTGCTTCGTCCCTGTGGCAATTCTTCCTGCACATCAGCCCCTAGGCACCCTGTAGTGGTGGACGTGAGGGAGGGCCTGCCTGGGTCTCTGTCCGCGCCGGGGTCTGAGGGATGGCTGGGCCAGGCCATGGCACGGGGCCTTGAGATGAACAGCACAGAGTCCTTGTGTCCTGTCTTCATGATTCTCATCTCCGTCTCACGCCCCAGGCCCATGTGCTTTGTGAAGCAGCTTGAGGTCCCTTCGTATGGAAGCTACCGGCCCAGCGTGGCCTCCACCACACCCAGGGCCAACCTGGCCAAGGAGCTGGAGAAGTTCTCCAAGGTCACCTTCGACTACGCAAGTTTTGACGCTCAGGTTTTTGGCAAGCGCATGCTTGCCCCAAAGATTCAGACCAGCGAAACCTCACCGAAAGCCTTTAAATGTAAGTTGGGGAAGCTGCTCCCGGAGGTGTAGCGTCTGAGGGGCAGCGGAGGGGAGCCCTCAGCAGCAGCGTGTCGGTCCTCTCCACCCTGCGGCCCCAAACGCCCCAGTCCCCCGTGGCGGCCTTCTCAGAGTCCGTGTCTCACCCACGTTGCTGCCCACACACTCACCATCAAACTGGATGTGCCTCCTCACTACACGTGAAACAAACCCAAGTCCGTTATGCCGTGCGCGTCCACAGACTTAACGACGTCGCTGCCGTGGTTCACCCTACGAGCGTGCCCTCCCCTGGCTGTCCGTTCCCAGCCAGTTTATTCCAGCTCAAGGGCTGGGGGTCTGGGAGGGTCAGACAACCGCTGTGCTGAGCCTGGGTACCCGACAGATGCTTCCTGCGCGGGGACCATCTTGCTGGATACAATGTGACATTAGCAACAAACTTTCCGGGTGCTCGTCGCGCTAACAACATTCATTCCGCCAAACCTTCCGGAACAAGCCTTCCTGgcttattttttgggggggaggggtcgCTTATTGCACTAATTTGTGAGTTGCAAGCCTGTTAGCCCTGGAAATACAAACAGAATGGAAAAGCGCCCCAGTGCACTTGAGATTGGAGCTGGCGGCCCCTGGTGGCTGTTGTCAGCCCCCAGAATTGGCAGTGATGAGTCTCCTACAGGTTAATGATACAATTGCCACCTGGAGTGCGAGTGTCTCTCCGGCTTGTTAGGACTGGGGGCTTCATGCCTTCTCGCAAGGCACCCACTTACGCTGGGGCGCTGGAAATTTGCTGGCGATATCCTGATTACTCAGAAATCATACCTGAGAGTGACCTTACGGTTATAGCACAGTTACTAGAAAAGATAACGTTTGATGCCCTCCTGTGTCGTGTTTATTTGAGCTAATGTCATTCACCAAAGCCGTGGCTCTTGGCGGAAGGGGCGGGGCGACACCGAAATCAGCCTTTTGAGGCGTTGTGATAAACTCTTCCTACTTGACTGATATTCCAGACGCTCCTCCTACTTGCAGACTTTAGTCTCTAATGAGCATCACCGACAGACAACTTGCTTTGTTTGAAATATCGGGGGCGCTCGAACGTCTTTGGAGGCTTTGCCCTTTCTGCCCAAGTTAGGTCAAGAGAGAAACGGCCTTCTCAGTGCCCGACGGGGGGGGGGCTGCGGTGGGGCCAGGCTCCCAGCCATCCCGAagtaccccccacccccaccccatgtctgCGTGGCCACCTCCCGTTCAGGTTGTATATCAGCCTGCTCTTGTTCCCTTTTTGCAGCCAAACCTTTCCCAAAGGCCTCtccccccaggcccagcccctgcGCTTCATCCTCTTCTACAGGCTTCGACTACGCCCATGACGCGGAGGCCGCACACATGGCCGCCACGGCCATCCTGAACCTCTCCACGCGCTGCTGGGAGATGCCCGAGAACCTCAGCACGAAGCCGCAGGACCTGCCCGGCAAGGTTGGTGTGTCCCCTGCCAGGAGCCCCTGCTGAGGCAGAGAAGGGGGTTGGGATTTGCAGTCAGGGGCACGTGCTGCCTGCACGAAGGGGGCTCAGCAAACCCAGGGTCTACTAGGTGATTCccactctttcctcttctccctcctgacCGTTGACCCTGCTGGGCAGAGGCATTGGATGGGTCCCCTCCGAACTCTGTGCGCTGTGCCTAAGGGGGCCCAAGTGGCTGTGCACACGTGTGTTCCCATATCTCGCCGAGTCTAAGGGCCCTGTGCGTGTTTTTGGGCCCACACGAGCTGCCGTGTCAAGGGTCTAGTTTTCCAGCGCTGGAAGCCTCAAGGCAGTGGGCACTGTGGCCCACATCAGCCTCAGGACGCTGTCTTCCCGCGTAGGCTCTTCTCTTCCTGTTTGGGTCTGCTCTCTTTGGAGGGAGACGCTGTCTGGGCTTCCGGTGAGCTGAGTAAGGGACCAGAGGCACgcgtgggaagggggtggggtctGACACAGGCGGTACCTTTGCAATGCAGGCCACGGACATCACGGTGGATGAGAACGGAACCCTGGATTTGAGCATGCACAGACACCGCAGGCGGGAGAACGCTTTCCCCGGCGGCGGTGGCGGCCCCGGCGTGACCTCACCCGATGCCTCCCAGGGCCAGAGCATCACTGCCCCCAGCAGCTCCGTGACCTCGCCCCAGTCCAGCCATGCCTCCCGCCAGGACGAGTGGGACCGGCCCCTGGACTACACCAAGCCCAGCCGCCAGCGAGAGGAGGAACCCGAGGAGGTGGGTCCTGGGGTCCTGAGCCGGCAGAAGGTCGAGCAGGCGCTGGTGGTCAGTCTGCCTTACCCGAGGGCGGGTGTGAACGCGCTTTCGCTCCAGGCAGAGCCTCCGTGTGTCCTGCCCCTTTCCACCCAGGGTCCTGCGCCCTTCGGGCAGCTAAGCCCACCTTCTTGGAGGGGTTTTCACCATTGGGCCAGTCTGTGGCCTTGTCCCCTCCGAGAGAGAGGTGGCCTTCTCGCCTCTGCAGAATCACTGTTCGGCACCAATGCGGTTCTCCGAGAGCACGGGGAGGAGAAGGGCTTTTGTTCAGACCCCACGGGGGATGATTCGGGAGTGGCTCCGAGTTCCTCGTTTCTGTGGGCCTCCCGCCGGACCTGCTGTGTCCAGATCAGGGACACCCAGAGCTCTGGCAGCAGCCTCTTCTCACTGTCACCAGGACACTCCAGGCGCCTGGCTCCCTGGACGGAGGCAGGAGAAAACTCCTGGCCTCAGAAGCCCCTTGGGTGGCCAGCGGCCAGAGTCCCAGGACAGTACTGCCTGGTGAAGGGCCGCACACCAGGCTGCTGTGCTGGAGCTGTAGTCTGGGGGCAGTGGAACACCCCCTTCCCAGTTACTCCACCCAGCTGAGATGGGGGCTGATGCAGGGCTTCTCCCCAGAAGAGCCTCCCGAACAGCAGGGCCCTGCTCTGAGGGCTCAGACCAGGTGGCCTCTGCACAGTGTGGACAGGCCTGTGGGtgcccccccagccctgccctccttgCCAGCCCCCACTCCCAGGAGGGCAAGGGGGGCAGGTCCCTGTGCAGGAGTACGGGGTGGTGAGGGTCCCACCCTCAGGGCCAGCTAGGGCCCCTCTCTCTGCAGGCTTCGCATGcaaccccactttacagaggagccGACTGAGCCCCAGGCCtaggtcttctgcctcagtcacgTGGCTGCAACTCAATGTCTGGCCTCAGAAGAGGGACACCTCTTCAGAGGGAGCccccaggggagggaggctggctgAGGGTGCCCACCCGGGGCCGGCAGGAGGGCCTCTCCCTGGCTGGTGGGCCCCGCCTTCCTGTTCCTGTTCTGGGCCACCAGCGTAGCGTCCCCACGTCTGCTGTCACCCTATCCAGTTCTGCCCCCCGGCCCCTCCTTCggctccttccctttccctgcccCTTTCTTTGACCC
This genomic stretch from Globicephala melas chromosome 15, mGloMel1.2, whole genome shotgun sequence harbors:
- the MYT1 gene encoding myelin transcription factor 1 isoform X1 gives rise to the protein MMLCGTFLENEFRGELLSQRWTHGDKTDNCRTPRLFLGGHGKMSLENDEKRARTRSKALRAPPEPTGADLSCPTPGCTGSGHIRGKYSRHRSLLSCPLAKKRKLGGAEAEHLGSKRKAHPLKLALDEGYGVDSDSSEDAEVKGASVSDESEGTAEEDEAEASGQEEIHRPEPAEGRSPIKARFGSNPISSLTGSSKGSYSSYQEIIATSLLNLGQIAEETLVGEDSGQGAKRGAGIVRLVREEAEEGATSGAGEKGVFVQPEDAEEAIEATRERSQELCPQSLEGVASEESSKQRVALGTERGDAPPDAICQEQAPPAPRPEASEPRRPAPPSPRPAYSVLVEVRSDDNGKDEDSRSQKSTVTDESEMYDMMTRGNLGLLEQAIALKAEQVRAIREPGCPPAEQGPLGPGEPGKAARPLDAARKSYCSKDPSRAEKREIKCPTPGCDGTGHVTGLYPHHRSLSGCPHKDRIPPEILAMHENVLKCPTPGCTGQGHVNSNRNTHRSLSGCPIAAAEKLAKSHEKQQPPTGDPSKNSSSSDRILRPMCFVKQLEVPSYGSYRPSVASTTPRANLAKELEKFSKVTFDYASFDAQVFGKRMLAPKIQTSETSPKAFKCFDYAHDAEAAHMAATAILNLSTRCWEMPENLSTKPQDLPGKATDITVDENGTLDLSMHRHRRRENAFPGGGGGPGVTSPDASQGQSITAPSSSVTSPQSSHASRQDEWDRPLDYTKPSRQREEEPEESEPAAHSFASSEADDQEASEENFEERKYPGEVTLANFKLKFLSKDIKKELLTCPTPGCDGSGHITGNYASHRSLSGCPLADKSLRNLMAAHSADLKCPTPGCDGSGHITGNYASHRSLSGCPRAKKSGAKATPAKDDKEDPELMKCPVPGCVGLGHISGKYASHRSASGCPLAARRQKEGSLNGSSSSWKPLKNEGPTCPTPGCDGSGHANGSFLTHRSLSGCPRATFAGKKGKVSGDEVLGTKFKTSDVLDSDEEIKQLNQEIRDLNESNSEMEAAMVQLQSQISSMERSLKSIEEENRLIEEQNEALFLELSGLSQALIQSLANIRLPHMEPICEQNFDAYVSTLTDMYSNQECYQNPENKDLLESIKQAVRGIQV
- the MYT1 gene encoding myelin transcription factor 1 isoform X2 produces the protein MSLENDEKRARTRSKALRAPPEPTGADLSCPTPGCTGSGHIRGKYSRHRSLLSCPLAKKRKLGGAEAEHLGSKRKAHPLKLALDEGYGVDSDSSEDAEVKGASVSDESEGTAEEDEAEASGQEEIHRPEPAEGRSPIKARFGSNPISSLTGSSKGSYSSYQEIIATSLLNLGQIAEETLVGEDSGQGAKRGAGIVRLVREEAEEGATSGAGEKGVFVQPEDAEEAIEATRERSQELCPQSLEGVASEESSKQRVALGTERGDAPPDAICQEQAPPAPRPEASEPRRPAPPSPRPAYSVLVEVRSDDNGKDEDSRSQKSTVTDESEMYDMMTRGNLGLLEQAIALKAEQVRAIREPGCPPAEQGPLGPGEPGKAARPLDAARKSYCSKDPSRAEKREIKCPTPGCDGTGHVTGLYPHHRSLSGCPHKDRIPPEILAMHENVLKCPTPGCTGQGHVNSNRNTHRSLSGCPIAAAEKLAKSHEKQQPPTGDPSKNSSSSDRILRPMCFVKQLEVPSYGSYRPSVASTTPRANLAKELEKFSKVTFDYASFDAQVFGKRMLAPKIQTSETSPKAFKSKPFPKASPPRPSPCASSSSTGFDYAHDAEAAHMAATAILNLSTRCWEMPENLSTKPQDLPGKATDITVDENGTLDLSMHRHRRRENAFPGGGGGPGVTSPDASQGQSITAPSSSVTSPQSSHASRQDEWDRPLDYTKPSRQREEEPEESEPAAHSFASSEADDQEASEENFEERKYPGEVTLANFKLKFLSKDIKKELLTCPTPGCDGSGHITGNYASHRSLSGCPLADKSLRNLMAAHSADLKCPTPGCDGSGHITGNYASHRSLSGCPRAKKSGAKATPAKDDKEDPELMKCPVPGCVGLGHISGKYASHRSASGCPLAARRQKEGSLNGSSSSWKPLKNEGPTCPTPGCDGSGHANGSFLTHRSLSGCPRATFAGKKGKVSGDEVLGTKFKTSDVLDSDEEIKQLNQEIRDLNESNSEMEAAMVQLQSQISSMERSLKSIEEENRLIEEQNEALFLELSGLSQALIQSLANIRLPHMEPICEQNFDAYVSTLTDMYSNQECYQNPENKDLLESIKQAVRGIQV